A single window of Nicotiana tomentosiformis chromosome 1, ASM39032v3, whole genome shotgun sequence DNA harbors:
- the LOC104097280 gene encoding CSC1-like protein At3g54510 isoform X2, with translation MKAESLVVSAAINIGLAILILSLFSILKKLPFYAPVYYARRLSLGHRTDHQSFNFRRLLPELNWISRAVRVTEEEILDSCGLDVLVFVRLFKFGIRFFVVCSIVGVLVLLPLNYTGSTVPNTSSHSMDAFTISNISSGSDRLWVHFSFLCFVSCYGMYLLYKEYNDLLFKRVQQLCNRRSEPDQFTILVREIPLCNEHKTRGCSVDHFFSKHHPYSYESFQILYDGKHLDKLLCQAKSLTKKIEDLRHLSSTKKYSRNSSVSDAWKYDTKMEQLKDMLQTLGCEIRRIQCRMTIEQKELPVAFVTFNSRWGAVLAAQSQQHTNPLLWITEVAPEPRDVIWQNLAIQYRHLPLYRIVIIVAASLLTIFFVIPVTAVQGIAKYDRLKKWFPPAMAVDLIPKLRSIITGYLPSAILNGCIYIVPFAMIGLARLAGYISRSKKDINACNMVFYFLADFFVTYILTNGLAGFSLEILQPGLLLWDTLKSYTWDHGKKKHPYVYSLPYYRIIPFVALCMLIGIVYAVVSPLLLPFLVGYFLLGYAVFINQIENVYITTYETCGRYWPYIHHYIIVAIILMQVTTIGLFGLKAKPSASFSVIPLLVVTILFNEYCKIRFLPTFNQVSVQDAKKNDELDKEDGLMEENVRKALDAYSPPCLRPLDLGMEGTSSTKPFLSPA, from the exons ATGAAGGCAGAGAGTTTAGTGGTTTCAGCAGCCATTAACATAGGCTTAGCTATTTTGATTCTCTCGCTTTTCTCCATACTGAAAAAACTGCCTTTCTACGCCCCCGTCTATTATGCTCGCCGCCTCTCACTTGGCCACCGTACCGACCACCAGTCTTTTAATTTCCGGCGGTTGCTTCCGGAGCTGAACTGGATTTCTCGTGCCGTTCGGGTTACAGAGGAGGAGATTCTCGACAGCTGTGGCCTTGATGTTCTCGTCTTCGTTAGACTCTTCAAATTTGG GATCAGATTCTTTGTTGTTTGTTCTATTGTTGGAGTTCTGGTACTTCTCCCACTAAATTATACTGGGAGTACTGTACCAAATACGAGCTCTCATTCCATGGATGCTTTCACAATATCTAATATCAGCAGTGGCTCTGACAG GCTTTGGGTGCATTTTTCTTTCTTGTGCTTTGTCTCGTGTTATGGAATGTACCTACTTTACAAG GAGTACAATGACCTTCTTTTCAAAAGGGTTCAGCAGCTATGTAATAGAAGGAGTGAACCTGATCAATTCACCATTCTGGTTCGAGAAATTCCACTTTGCAATGAGCACAAGACTCGTGGATGCAGCGTAGACCACTTCTTTTCCAAACATCATCCATATTCATATGAGTCTTTTCAAATTTTATATGATGGGAAACATCTAGATAAGCTACTA TGCCAGGCAAAGTCTCTCACCAAAAAGATTGAGGACCTGAGGCATCTTTCTTCTACTAAGAAATATAGTAGAAACTCATCTGTATCTGATGCGTGGAAATATGACACTAAAATGGAGCAGCTGAAAGACATGCTTCAAACCCTTGGTTGTGAAATAAGGCGTATACAGTGCAGAATGACGATTGAGCAGAAG GAATTGCCTGTGGCTTTTGTTACATTTAATTCACGATGGGGCGCTGTTCTAGCTGCCCAATCTCAACAGCACACAAATCCACTCCTCTGGATCACTGAAGTGGCTCCAGAACCGAGAGATGTGATCTGGCAAAATTTGGCAATTCAATATCGTCATTTGCCACTGTACAGGATAGTGATAATTGTTGCAGCATCACTTCTTACCATCTTCTTCGTGATACCAGTGACAGCTGTTCAGGGAATTGCCAAATATGATCGACTGAAGAAATGGTTTCCTCCTGCCATGGCTGTGGACTTAAT ACCGAAGTTAAGGTCCATCATCACAGGATATCTTCCTAGTGCCATTCTTAATGGTTGCATATACATTGTTCCATTTGCCATGATCGGACTGGCAAGATTAGCTGGTTATATCTCGCGGAGTAAGAAGGATATAAATGCATGCAACATGGTGTTCTACTTCCTG GCAGATTTTTTCGTGACGTACATCTTGACAAATGGGCTGGCAGGATTCTCTTTAGAGATACTTCAGCCAGGATTACTCCTATGGGATACTCTAAAATCTTACACGTGGGACCATGGAAAGAAGAAACATCCTTATGTTTATTCACTACCTTATTATAGAATTATCCCTTTTGTTGCGCTGTGTATGCTGATTGGGATTGTTTATGCGGTGGTCTCTCCTTTGCTTCTTCCGTTTCTGGTAGGCTACTTCCTGCTTGGATATGCGGTGTTCATCAACCAG ATTGAAAATGTGTATATAACTACATACGAGACATGTGGTCGATATTGGCCATACATTCATCACTACATTATAGTTGCAATCATACTTATGCAAGTCACAACGATTGGTCTTTTTGGACTGAAAGCAAAGCCTTCAGCTTCTTTCTCTGTTATCCCTCTCTTGGTCGTCACTATTCTCTTTAACGAGTATTGCAAGATTCGATTTCTTCCAACTTTCAACCAAGTCTCAGTTCAG GATGCAAAGAAAAATGATGAACTTGACAAGGAGGATGGGTTGATGGAGGAAAATGTCCGGAAGGCTCTCGATGCTTATTCTCCTCCATGTTTGCGGCCCTTGGACCTCGGGATGGAAGGAACAAGCTCTACGAAGCCATTTCTATCTCCTGCATAG
- the LOC104097280 gene encoding CSC1-like protein At3g54510 isoform X3 — translation MKAESLVVSAAINIGLAILILSLFSILKKLPFYAPVYYARRLSLGHRTDHQSFNFRRLLPELNWISRAVRVTEEEILDSCGLDVLVFVRLFKFGIRFFVVCSIVGVLVLLPLNYTGSTVPNTSSHSMDAFTISNISSGSDRLWVHFSFLCFVSCYGMYLLYKEYNDLLFKRVQQLCNRRSEPDQFTILVREIPLCNEHKTRGCSVDHFFSKHHPYSYESFQILYDGKHLDKLLCQAKSLTKKIEDLRHLSSTKKYSRNSSVSDAWKYDTKMEQLKDMLQTLGCEIRRIQCRMTIEQKELPVAFVTFNSRWGAVLAAQSQQHTNPLLWITEVAPEPRDVIWQNLAIQYRHLPLYRIVIIVAASLLTIFFVIPVTAVQGIAKYDRLKKWFPPAMAVDLIPKLRSIITGYLPSAILNGCIYIVPFAMIGLARLAGYISRSKKDINACNMVFYFLVGNVFFLSLLSGSLLDQIGESFFHPKDIPNRLASAVSAQADFFVTYILTNGLAGFSLEILQPGLLLWDTLKSYTWDHGKKKHPYVYSLPYYRIIPFVALCMLIGIVYAVVSPLLLPFLVGYFLLGYAVFINQDAKKNDELDKEDGLMEENVRKALDAYSPPCLRPLDLGMEGTSSTKPFLSPA, via the exons ATGAAGGCAGAGAGTTTAGTGGTTTCAGCAGCCATTAACATAGGCTTAGCTATTTTGATTCTCTCGCTTTTCTCCATACTGAAAAAACTGCCTTTCTACGCCCCCGTCTATTATGCTCGCCGCCTCTCACTTGGCCACCGTACCGACCACCAGTCTTTTAATTTCCGGCGGTTGCTTCCGGAGCTGAACTGGATTTCTCGTGCCGTTCGGGTTACAGAGGAGGAGATTCTCGACAGCTGTGGCCTTGATGTTCTCGTCTTCGTTAGACTCTTCAAATTTGG GATCAGATTCTTTGTTGTTTGTTCTATTGTTGGAGTTCTGGTACTTCTCCCACTAAATTATACTGGGAGTACTGTACCAAATACGAGCTCTCATTCCATGGATGCTTTCACAATATCTAATATCAGCAGTGGCTCTGACAG GCTTTGGGTGCATTTTTCTTTCTTGTGCTTTGTCTCGTGTTATGGAATGTACCTACTTTACAAG GAGTACAATGACCTTCTTTTCAAAAGGGTTCAGCAGCTATGTAATAGAAGGAGTGAACCTGATCAATTCACCATTCTGGTTCGAGAAATTCCACTTTGCAATGAGCACAAGACTCGTGGATGCAGCGTAGACCACTTCTTTTCCAAACATCATCCATATTCATATGAGTCTTTTCAAATTTTATATGATGGGAAACATCTAGATAAGCTACTA TGCCAGGCAAAGTCTCTCACCAAAAAGATTGAGGACCTGAGGCATCTTTCTTCTACTAAGAAATATAGTAGAAACTCATCTGTATCTGATGCGTGGAAATATGACACTAAAATGGAGCAGCTGAAAGACATGCTTCAAACCCTTGGTTGTGAAATAAGGCGTATACAGTGCAGAATGACGATTGAGCAGAAG GAATTGCCTGTGGCTTTTGTTACATTTAATTCACGATGGGGCGCTGTTCTAGCTGCCCAATCTCAACAGCACACAAATCCACTCCTCTGGATCACTGAAGTGGCTCCAGAACCGAGAGATGTGATCTGGCAAAATTTGGCAATTCAATATCGTCATTTGCCACTGTACAGGATAGTGATAATTGTTGCAGCATCACTTCTTACCATCTTCTTCGTGATACCAGTGACAGCTGTTCAGGGAATTGCCAAATATGATCGACTGAAGAAATGGTTTCCTCCTGCCATGGCTGTGGACTTAAT ACCGAAGTTAAGGTCCATCATCACAGGATATCTTCCTAGTGCCATTCTTAATGGTTGCATATACATTGTTCCATTTGCCATGATCGGACTGGCAAGATTAGCTGGTTATATCTCGCGGAGTAAGAAGGATATAAATGCATGCAACATGGTGTTCTACTTCCTGGTAGGGAATGTATTCTTTTTAAGCTTGTTGTCAGGATCTTTACTAGATCAAATTGGCGAATCTTTCTTTCATCCCAAGGATATTCCCAACCGTCTTGCTAGTGCTGTCTCTGCTCAG GCAGATTTTTTCGTGACGTACATCTTGACAAATGGGCTGGCAGGATTCTCTTTAGAGATACTTCAGCCAGGATTACTCCTATGGGATACTCTAAAATCTTACACGTGGGACCATGGAAAGAAGAAACATCCTTATGTTTATTCACTACCTTATTATAGAATTATCCCTTTTGTTGCGCTGTGTATGCTGATTGGGATTGTTTATGCGGTGGTCTCTCCTTTGCTTCTTCCGTTTCTGGTAGGCTACTTCCTGCTTGGATATGCGGTGTTCATCAACCAG GATGCAAAGAAAAATGATGAACTTGACAAGGAGGATGGGTTGATGGAGGAAAATGTCCGGAAGGCTCTCGATGCTTATTCTCCTCCATGTTTGCGGCCCTTGGACCTCGGGATGGAAGGAACAAGCTCTACGAAGCCATTTCTATCTCCTGCATAG
- the LOC104097280 gene encoding CSC1-like protein At3g54510 isoform X1, with protein sequence MKAESLVVSAAINIGLAILILSLFSILKKLPFYAPVYYARRLSLGHRTDHQSFNFRRLLPELNWISRAVRVTEEEILDSCGLDVLVFVRLFKFGIRFFVVCSIVGVLVLLPLNYTGSTVPNTSSHSMDAFTISNISSGSDRLWVHFSFLCFVSCYGMYLLYKEYNDLLFKRVQQLCNRRSEPDQFTILVREIPLCNEHKTRGCSVDHFFSKHHPYSYESFQILYDGKHLDKLLCQAKSLTKKIEDLRHLSSTKKYSRNSSVSDAWKYDTKMEQLKDMLQTLGCEIRRIQCRMTIEQKELPVAFVTFNSRWGAVLAAQSQQHTNPLLWITEVAPEPRDVIWQNLAIQYRHLPLYRIVIIVAASLLTIFFVIPVTAVQGIAKYDRLKKWFPPAMAVDLIPKLRSIITGYLPSAILNGCIYIVPFAMIGLARLAGYISRSKKDINACNMVFYFLVGNVFFLSLLSGSLLDQIGESFFHPKDIPNRLASAVSAQADFFVTYILTNGLAGFSLEILQPGLLLWDTLKSYTWDHGKKKHPYVYSLPYYRIIPFVALCMLIGIVYAVVSPLLLPFLVGYFLLGYAVFINQIENVYITTYETCGRYWPYIHHYIIVAIILMQVTTIGLFGLKAKPSASFSVIPLLVVTILFNEYCKIRFLPTFNQVSVQDAKKNDELDKEDGLMEENVRKALDAYSPPCLRPLDLGMEGTSSTKPFLSPA encoded by the exons ATGAAGGCAGAGAGTTTAGTGGTTTCAGCAGCCATTAACATAGGCTTAGCTATTTTGATTCTCTCGCTTTTCTCCATACTGAAAAAACTGCCTTTCTACGCCCCCGTCTATTATGCTCGCCGCCTCTCACTTGGCCACCGTACCGACCACCAGTCTTTTAATTTCCGGCGGTTGCTTCCGGAGCTGAACTGGATTTCTCGTGCCGTTCGGGTTACAGAGGAGGAGATTCTCGACAGCTGTGGCCTTGATGTTCTCGTCTTCGTTAGACTCTTCAAATTTGG GATCAGATTCTTTGTTGTTTGTTCTATTGTTGGAGTTCTGGTACTTCTCCCACTAAATTATACTGGGAGTACTGTACCAAATACGAGCTCTCATTCCATGGATGCTTTCACAATATCTAATATCAGCAGTGGCTCTGACAG GCTTTGGGTGCATTTTTCTTTCTTGTGCTTTGTCTCGTGTTATGGAATGTACCTACTTTACAAG GAGTACAATGACCTTCTTTTCAAAAGGGTTCAGCAGCTATGTAATAGAAGGAGTGAACCTGATCAATTCACCATTCTGGTTCGAGAAATTCCACTTTGCAATGAGCACAAGACTCGTGGATGCAGCGTAGACCACTTCTTTTCCAAACATCATCCATATTCATATGAGTCTTTTCAAATTTTATATGATGGGAAACATCTAGATAAGCTACTA TGCCAGGCAAAGTCTCTCACCAAAAAGATTGAGGACCTGAGGCATCTTTCTTCTACTAAGAAATATAGTAGAAACTCATCTGTATCTGATGCGTGGAAATATGACACTAAAATGGAGCAGCTGAAAGACATGCTTCAAACCCTTGGTTGTGAAATAAGGCGTATACAGTGCAGAATGACGATTGAGCAGAAG GAATTGCCTGTGGCTTTTGTTACATTTAATTCACGATGGGGCGCTGTTCTAGCTGCCCAATCTCAACAGCACACAAATCCACTCCTCTGGATCACTGAAGTGGCTCCAGAACCGAGAGATGTGATCTGGCAAAATTTGGCAATTCAATATCGTCATTTGCCACTGTACAGGATAGTGATAATTGTTGCAGCATCACTTCTTACCATCTTCTTCGTGATACCAGTGACAGCTGTTCAGGGAATTGCCAAATATGATCGACTGAAGAAATGGTTTCCTCCTGCCATGGCTGTGGACTTAAT ACCGAAGTTAAGGTCCATCATCACAGGATATCTTCCTAGTGCCATTCTTAATGGTTGCATATACATTGTTCCATTTGCCATGATCGGACTGGCAAGATTAGCTGGTTATATCTCGCGGAGTAAGAAGGATATAAATGCATGCAACATGGTGTTCTACTTCCTGGTAGGGAATGTATTCTTTTTAAGCTTGTTGTCAGGATCTTTACTAGATCAAATTGGCGAATCTTTCTTTCATCCCAAGGATATTCCCAACCGTCTTGCTAGTGCTGTCTCTGCTCAG GCAGATTTTTTCGTGACGTACATCTTGACAAATGGGCTGGCAGGATTCTCTTTAGAGATACTTCAGCCAGGATTACTCCTATGGGATACTCTAAAATCTTACACGTGGGACCATGGAAAGAAGAAACATCCTTATGTTTATTCACTACCTTATTATAGAATTATCCCTTTTGTTGCGCTGTGTATGCTGATTGGGATTGTTTATGCGGTGGTCTCTCCTTTGCTTCTTCCGTTTCTGGTAGGCTACTTCCTGCTTGGATATGCGGTGTTCATCAACCAG ATTGAAAATGTGTATATAACTACATACGAGACATGTGGTCGATATTGGCCATACATTCATCACTACATTATAGTTGCAATCATACTTATGCAAGTCACAACGATTGGTCTTTTTGGACTGAAAGCAAAGCCTTCAGCTTCTTTCTCTGTTATCCCTCTCTTGGTCGTCACTATTCTCTTTAACGAGTATTGCAAGATTCGATTTCTTCCAACTTTCAACCAAGTCTCAGTTCAG GATGCAAAGAAAAATGATGAACTTGACAAGGAGGATGGGTTGATGGAGGAAAATGTCCGGAAGGCTCTCGATGCTTATTCTCCTCCATGTTTGCGGCCCTTGGACCTCGGGATGGAAGGAACAAGCTCTACGAAGCCATTTCTATCTCCTGCATAG